CGCGTCGCCGGCGACGGAGACGCGGTCGACTGGTGGCGCACGGTCGCGGTGGTGGCCTGGCGGCACCTGGACGCCACCGGGGAGCGCGCCGCCGTCGACGGGCTGCGAGTGCCCGGTAGCGTGAGCGACGGAGCAGCCGGAGACCAGCCCGGCGCCCGACCCCGAGTCAGTGAGGTCTCGTGAGCCAGACGCCCGCCGAACCGCCCGTGGTGACCGGCCACGCCGACGTCGACGCCGTCCTCGTGAGCCTCGAGGACCTCGCCGATCGACCCGTCGCGGAGCACGTCGCGGTCTTCGAGTCCGCCCATGAACGTCTCCGCGCCGCGCTGACCGACGTCTCCGACCCGAACGTCTGACGTCGACCCGACTCGATGCCTCCCCGTCGCCTCCGTCTGGACGCCGAGCTGGTCCGCCGCGGTCTGGCCCGGTCACGTGAGCATGCCAGCGAGCTGATCAGCGCCGGCCGGGTCCGGGTCGGCGGAGCACGGGCCACCAAGCCCGCGACCGGGGTGACCACCGACGTGGCCCTGCTGGTGACCGAGGACCCGGACCGCCCCGACTACGTCTCCCGCGGCGGCCACAAGCTCGCCGGTGCCCTCAGCGTCTTCGCCGACGCGGGCCTCACCGTCCGGGGCCGGCGGTGCCTCGACGCGGGAGCCTCCACCGGCGGCTTCACCGACGTGCTGCTGCGGGCAGGCGCGGCCGAGGTGGTCGCCGTGGACGTCGGCTACGGCCAGCTCGCCTGGTCGCTGCAGCAGGACCCGCGCGTCGTCGTCCACGACCGCACCAACATCCGCGACCTCCAGCCGGACCTGGTGGGGGAGCCGGTCGAGCTCGTGGTCGGCGACCTCTCGTTCATCAGCCTCGAGCTGGTCCTCGATCCGCTGATCAGGGTGACCCGGCCCGGCGGCGACCTGGTCCTGATGGTCAAGCCGCAGTTCGAGGTCGGCCGCGAGCGGGTCGGCAAGGGCGGCGTGGTGCGGGACCTGGCGCTCCGGGCCGACGCGGTCAGCTCGGTGGTCGCGGCTGCCTCCGGCCGGGGCTGGTCCTGCCGGGCGGTCACCACCAGCCCGCTGCCCGGCCCCTCGGGCAACGTGGAGTTCTTCGTCTGGCTGCGTCGCGACACCGACGTGGTCGTCGGCCCCGAGGAGATCGAGGCGGAGGTCCGTCGTACGCCGGCACCGGGCGCGCCGGATGAGAAGGTGGAACGGTGAGGGACAACGAAGGTCGGCGCGTCCTGGTCATCGCGCACACCGGGCGCGCCGACGCGCGTGAGGTCGCATCCCGGTTCTGCAAGGCGGTGATCGGGCACGGCCTGGCGGTGCGGCTGCTCGCCGACGAGGCAGTGGACGTCGACGTCCCCGGCGTCGAGCGGGCCGGTTCCGTGGACGACGCTGCCGCCGACTGCGAGATCGCGGTGGTCTTCGGCGGCGACGGCACGCTGTTGCGCGCGGCCGAGATCACCCGGGAGCACGGCACCCCGCTGCTGGGCGTCAACCTGGGGCACGTCGGCTTCCTCGCCGAGGCCGAGCACGACGACGTCGAGTCCACGATCAGCGCGGTGGTCAACCGCCGCTACGCCGCCGAGGAGCGGCTCACCCTCGACGTCCGGGTCTTCCGCGACAAGGAGCTGGTGGCGACGACCTGGGCGCTCAACGAGGCCAGCGTCGAGAAGGCGGCCCGCGAGCGGATGCTGGAGGTCGTCGTGGAGATCGACGGCCGACCGCTCTCCCGGTGGGGCTGCGACGGCGTGGTGTGCGCGACGCCGACCGGCTCCACCGCCTACAACTTCAGCGCCGGCGGCCCGATCGTGTGGCCCGACGTCGAGGCGTTGCTGATGGTGCCGATCAGCGCGCACGCGCTGTTCGCGCGACCGCTGGTGGTCTCGCCGACCTCGGTGCTGGCCGTCGAGGTGCTCGAGCGCAACGAGGGCGCCGGGGTGCTCTGGTGCGACGGCCGCCGCACCGTCGAGCTGCCGCCCGGCGCCCGGATCGAGGTGCGCCGCCATCGCCAGCCGGTCCGGCTCGCGCGGCTGCACCAGGCACCGTTCACCGATCGGCTGGTCGCCAAGTTCGACCTGCCGGTCACCGGGTGGCGCGGCGCCGCGGAGCGCCGGCGCCGCGGGGGAGGCCTGGATGCTTGAGGAGATCCGGATCCGCGGCCTCGGCGTGATCGAGGAGTCGGTGCTCGAGCTCGGGCCCGGCTTCACCGCGATCACCGGTGAGACCGGGGCCGGCAAGACCATGGTCGTGACCGCCCTCGGGCTGCTGCTCGGCGCCCGCGCGGACGCCGGCTCGGTCCGCACCGGCGCCCGCGCGGCGCGGGTGGAAGGCCTGGTCCGGGTCGCGCACGGCGCGGCCTGGGCCGACGGGCTGACCGCCGAGGTCGACAAGGTCGGCGGCGAGATCGACGACGGCGCGCTCGTGGTGGCCCGGCAGATCTCGGCCGAGGGCCGTTCCCGTGCCTTCGTCGGCGGCGCCTCCTGCCCGGTCGGGGCGCTGGCTGCCCTGATCGACCCGCTGGTCGCCGTGCACGGGCAGTCCGACCAGCACCGGTTGCTGCAGCCGGCGGCGCAGCGCGAGAACCTGGACCGGTTCGCCGGACCGGACGCCGCCGCGGCGCGGGCCGAGTACGCCGTCGGCTTCCGCCGGCTGCGCGAGACCGAGCGCGAGCTCACCGAGGTGGTCGAGTCGGCGCGTGAGCGGGCCCGGGAGGCCGACCTGCTGCGCTTCGGGCTCGTTGAGGTCGAGGCGGTGGCACCCCGGGCGGGGGAGGAGGACGAGCTCGCCGCGGAGGAGTCGCGGCTGGGCTACGCCGACACCCTGCGCGCCGCCGCCGAGCAGGCACGCGAGGCGCTCTCGGCCGAGGAGAGCGGCCCCGACGCGCTCGGGGCGGTCTCCGCCGCGCGGCGCCTGCTCGACGGGGTCCGCGAGCACGACCCGGAGGTCGCCGGCCTGGCGGACCGGCTGGCCGAGGTCAGCTAC
The DNA window shown above is from Nocardioides mesophilus and carries:
- a CDS encoding NAD kinase, which produces MRDNEGRRVLVIAHTGRADAREVASRFCKAVIGHGLAVRLLADEAVDVDVPGVERAGSVDDAAADCEIAVVFGGDGTLLRAAEITREHGTPLLGVNLGHVGFLAEAEHDDVESTISAVVNRRYAAEERLTLDVRVFRDKELVATTWALNEASVEKAARERMLEVVVEIDGRPLSRWGCDGVVCATPTGSTAYNFSAGGPIVWPDVEALLMVPISAHALFARPLVVSPTSVLAVEVLERNEGAGVLWCDGRRTVELPPGARIEVRRHRQPVRLARLHQAPFTDRLVAKFDLPVTGWRGAAERRRRGGGLDA
- a CDS encoding TlyA family RNA methyltransferase, whose product is MPPRRLRLDAELVRRGLARSREHASELISAGRVRVGGARATKPATGVTTDVALLVTEDPDRPDYVSRGGHKLAGALSVFADAGLTVRGRRCLDAGASTGGFTDVLLRAGAAEVVAVDVGYGQLAWSLQQDPRVVVHDRTNIRDLQPDLVGEPVELVVGDLSFISLELVLDPLIRVTRPGGDLVLMVKPQFEVGRERVGKGGVVRDLALRADAVSSVVAAASGRGWSCRAVTTSPLPGPSGNVEFFVWLRRDTDVVVGPEEIEAEVRRTPAPGAPDEKVER